In Necator americanus strain Aroian chromosome IV, whole genome shotgun sequence, the following proteins share a genomic window:
- a CDS encoding hypothetical protein (NECATOR_CHRIV.G13810.T1): protein MLAELKVLHTILLKTVAESRTEHYARRKSVIRLSVVILAKDPNFLNSMVEMRFRLKKFFVMLPSLSELIYWTGLTLFELWLHATSLFVFLVILPLKIHHIYVMSYWMVFSPLFIASTFNSYFVFIIFVRSVFEYKDFKGPALKFGFNMMRLALIALFEVLLCYKIEGDFEHGQVAVRSSYGVVFTPIWILFLALCIQTCRLF from the exons atgCTAGCTGAATTGAAGGTGTTGCACACAATACTGTTAA AAACTGTAGCCGAGTCCCGTACAGAACACTATGCACGCAGGAAATCGGTTATCCGTCTTTCTGTGGTGATCCTAGCCAAAGATCCGAATTTCCTCAATAGCATGGTTGAGATGCGTTTTCGACTGAA GAAATTCTTTGTAATGCTGCCCTCGCTTTCTGAACTGATATACTGGACCGGGTTAACTTTATTTGAGCTATGGTTGCATGCTACTTCGCTCTTCGTCTTCCTAGTCATACTT CCTCTCAAAATCCATCACATTTATGTTATGTCTTATTGGATGGTGTTCTCTCCGCTTTTTATTGCTAGCACATTCAACTCCTACTTTGTTTTCATCATATTTGTGCGGTCTGTTTTTGAGTACAAAGATTTCAAGGGACCCGCTCTCAA ATTCGGATTCAACATGATGCGACTTGCCTTGATAGCTCTTTTCGAGGTACTTCTTTGCTACAAAATAGAGGGAGATTTTGAACATGGGCAAGTGGCAGTACGATCATCTTATGGTGTTGTCTTTACTCCAATTTGGATACTTTTTCTTGCGTTATGTATCCAGACATGCAGACTATTTTAG
- a CDS encoding hypothetical protein (NECATOR_CHRIV.G13810.T2), translating into MIEQTCKPARKTSTESGTSAKKFFVMLPSLSELIYWTGLTLFELWLHATSLFVFLVILPLKIHHIYVMSYWMVFSPLFIASTFNSYFVFIIFVRSVFEYKDFKGPALKFGFNMMRLALIALFEVLLCYKIEGDFEHGQVAVRSSYGVVFTPIWILFLALCIQTCRLF; encoded by the exons ATGATAGAACAAACATGTAAGCCTGCACGCAAGACATCAACTGAGAGCGGAACTTCCGCAAA GAAATTCTTTGTAATGCTGCCCTCGCTTTCTGAACTGATATACTGGACCGGGTTAACTTTATTTGAGCTATGGTTGCATGCTACTTCGCTCTTCGTCTTCCTAGTCATACTT CCTCTCAAAATCCATCACATTTATGTTATGTCTTATTGGATGGTGTTCTCTCCGCTTTTTATTGCTAGCACATTCAACTCCTACTTTGTTTTCATCATATTTGTGCGGTCTGTTTTTGAGTACAAAGATTTCAAGGGACCCGCTCTCAA ATTCGGATTCAACATGATGCGACTTGCCTTGATAGCTCTTTTCGAGGTACTTCTTTGCTACAAAATAGAGGGAGATTTTGAACATGGGCAAGTGGCAGTACGATCATCTTATGGTGTTGTCTTTACTCCAATTTGGATACTTTTTCTTGCGTTATGTATCCAGACATGCAGACTATTTTAG